The following are from one region of the Cytobacillus firmus genome:
- the hemW gene encoding radical SAM family heme chaperone HemW — MIKAAYIHIPFCEHICHYCDFNKVYLKNQPVGEYLDSLDKEMDLVLKETPAARLDSIFVGGGTPTALNGKQLEQLCSTIKRQLPYDSFTEYTFEANPGDLSKEKLQILHDAGVNRLSFGVQTFNDELLKRIGRSHRAKDVFQSIAAAKQVGFDNISIDLIYSLPGQTLQDFKDTLETSFTLDIDHYSGYSLIIEPKTVFYNLMRRGKLPTPGEDVEAEMYDLLIEQMDKHGFAQYEISNFAKPGYESKHNITYWDNEWYFGFGAGAHGYVNGLRRSNHGPLKKYMEPIEKGQLPILEEHRVPLEEQMEEEMFLGLRKTEGVSISRFKEKFGKNPLEHFEVQIKQHTDKKLIIAGEEHIKLTRRGRFLGNEVFQSFIG, encoded by the coding sequence ATGATTAAAGCAGCTTATATACACATCCCCTTTTGTGAACATATCTGCCATTACTGTGATTTTAATAAAGTGTATTTGAAGAACCAGCCGGTTGGAGAATATCTTGACTCTCTTGATAAAGAGATGGATCTTGTTTTGAAAGAAACACCGGCAGCGCGCCTGGACTCTATCTTTGTAGGGGGCGGGACACCCACTGCGCTGAACGGGAAACAGCTTGAACAGCTTTGCAGCACAATTAAACGCCAGCTGCCCTATGACTCTTTCACAGAATATACATTTGAAGCTAATCCGGGAGATCTCTCTAAGGAAAAGCTTCAAATATTGCATGATGCCGGAGTCAACAGGCTCAGCTTTGGTGTCCAGACCTTCAACGATGAACTCTTAAAAAGAATTGGGAGGTCACACCGGGCAAAAGATGTTTTTCAGTCAATTGCAGCTGCTAAACAAGTAGGTTTCGATAACATCAGCATCGATCTGATATACAGTCTTCCCGGTCAAACACTTCAGGACTTTAAAGATACACTTGAAACATCATTTACCTTGGATATTGATCATTATTCAGGCTATTCTTTGATCATTGAGCCCAAGACGGTATTCTATAATTTGATGAGAAGAGGGAAACTGCCGACACCCGGAGAAGATGTGGAAGCTGAAATGTATGACTTATTAATAGAGCAAATGGACAAACATGGATTTGCCCAATATGAAATCAGCAATTTTGCCAAGCCTGGCTATGAGAGCAAGCATAATATCACTTATTGGGATAATGAATGGTACTTCGGCTTTGGGGCAGGTGCGCATGGCTATGTTAATGGGCTTCGTCGTTCAAACCACGGACCTCTGAAAAAATATATGGAGCCAATTGAAAAGGGCCAGCTTCCGATCCTTGAAGAACATAGGGTGCCTCTGGAAGAACAGATGGAAGAGGAAATGTTCCTTGGACTGAGAAAAACTGAAGGTGTCTCAATTAGTCGTTTTAAAGAGAAATTTGGCAAAAACCCGCTGGAGCATTTTGAAGTTCAGATAAAACAGCACACCGATAAAAAATTAATTATTGCCGGGGAAGAGCATATTAAATTGACAAGACGAGGACGATTTCTTGGAAATGAAGTATTTCAGTCCTTTATAGGGTAA
- the hrcA gene encoding heat-inducible transcriptional repressor HrcA: MLTDRQLLIFQVIVDDFIHTAQPVGSRTLSKKEEISFSSATIRNEMADLEELGFIEKTHTSSGRIPSEKGYRYYVDHLLSPQKLNQHDIHKVQSIFAERIYELEKIVQKSAKILSELTNYTSIVLGPAVRDNKLKRIQIVPLNKETAIAIIITDTGHVENRMFHLPENIDAGDLEKVVNILNDRLAGAPLESLNNKLYKEVAVLLRHHINNYDVMLNSIADTIKIPAYDKLFFGGKTNMLSQPEFHDIEKVKNLMNMIEQEKGIYDLLSKNKSGINIKIGRENNNLAMENCSLITASYSIGTEQLGTIAILGPTRMEYSRVISLLNYISADLSSVLSKLYQNR, translated from the coding sequence GTGTTAACTGATCGTCAATTATTAATTTTTCAAGTAATTGTTGATGATTTTATTCATACTGCACAGCCTGTAGGGTCGAGAACTCTGTCGAAAAAAGAAGAAATTTCTTTTAGTTCCGCAACGATCAGAAATGAGATGGCTGATTTAGAGGAACTTGGGTTTATTGAGAAAACACACACCTCATCGGGGAGGATTCCATCTGAAAAAGGGTACCGCTACTATGTGGATCACCTTTTATCCCCGCAAAAATTAAATCAGCATGATATCCACAAAGTACAATCGATCTTTGCTGAAAGAATTTATGAGCTGGAGAAAATTGTTCAAAAATCGGCAAAAATTCTATCTGAGCTGACTAATTATACATCCATAGTCCTTGGGCCAGCAGTAAGGGATAACAAACTGAAGAGAATTCAGATTGTTCCTTTGAATAAAGAAACAGCGATAGCAATTATTATCACAGATACAGGCCATGTGGAAAACAGAATGTTCCACTTGCCGGAAAATATTGATGCAGGTGATTTGGAAAAGGTCGTGAATATCCTTAATGACCGTCTTGCCGGTGCGCCATTGGAAAGTCTGAACAATAAGTTATATAAAGAGGTTGCCGTGCTTTTAAGGCATCATATCAATAATTATGATGTAATGCTGAATTCAATTGCCGATACAATAAAGATACCGGCCTATGATAAGCTTTTCTTTGGCGGTAAAACAAATATGCTCAGCCAGCCGGAGTTTCATGATATTGAAAAGGTTAAAAACCTTATGAATATGATTGAGCAGGAAAAAGGCATATATGATTTACTCAGTAAAAACAAGTCAGGGATCAATATCAAAATCGGCCGGGAAAATAATAATTTAGCAATGGAAAACTGCAGTCTGATAACAGCAAGCTATTCAATCGGCACCGAACAGCTCGGCACAATTGCCATTCTGGGCCCTACCAGAATGGAGTATTCAAGAGTCATCAGCTTATTGAACTATATCAGTGCAGACTTATCATCTGTTTTATCCAAGTTGTATCAAAACAGATGA
- the grpE gene encoding nucleotide exchange factor GrpE, with protein MLAEEKETLSHELNEQTNEPEGTENEAPIEEVFAESHEAEADPDEGTDSDLTAANVKIAELEGKLEEAENRIYRLQADFENSRRRARLDLEASEKYRAQSLISDLLPALDNFERALQMEAGNEQAKSILQGMEMVYRSLVEAIKKEGAEQIEAVGKEFDPHMHQAVMQVEDENFDSNTVVEEFQKGYKLKDRIIRPSMVKVNQ; from the coding sequence ATGTTGGCAGAAGAGAAAGAGACATTGAGCCATGAATTAAATGAACAAACCAACGAACCTGAAGGAACTGAAAATGAGGCTCCTATTGAAGAGGTATTTGCAGAGTCTCATGAAGCAGAAGCAGATCCTGATGAGGGAACTGATTCAGACCTTACAGCAGCAAATGTAAAAATAGCTGAATTGGAAGGTAAGCTGGAAGAGGCTGAAAATCGCATCTACCGTCTTCAGGCTGATTTTGAAAATTCACGGCGCCGTGCAAGGCTGGACCTTGAAGCGTCTGAAAAATATAGAGCACAAAGCTTAATCTCTGATTTGCTGCCTGCGCTAGACAATTTTGAAAGAGCACTTCAAATGGAAGCTGGAAATGAACAGGCTAAATCTATTCTACAAGGAATGGAAATGGTTTATCGAAGCTTAGTGGAGGCTATTAAAAAAGAAGGCGCAGAACAGATTGAGGCAGTTGGGAAAGAATTCGACCCTCATATGCACCAGGCTGTTATGCAGGTAGAAGATGAGAATTTTGATTCCAATACCGTGGTCGAGGAATTCCAAAAAGGCTACAAGCTAAAGGATCGGATCATTCGTCCATCAATGGTTAAAGTAAATCAATAA